A single genomic interval of Mangifera indica cultivar Alphonso unplaced genomic scaffold, CATAS_Mindica_2.1 Un_0010, whole genome shotgun sequence harbors:
- the LOC123205627 gene encoding transcription factor bHLH122-like: MESDLQQNHHHLYDHQLQHHQRQTNSSLTRYQSAPSTYFSNFLDGDFCEDFFKGSSPETERIFNKFLSNSSEQSLGITRQQSPAAEKMVDPLQPRQSALPPLNNQQRNFCSTPQNFYQSQSQQNLQNQNSSSLEMDYGAMNSVGVDRFPPPPMKMSGSGNSSNLIRHSSSPAGLFNNISIENGYVVMKGMEDYGSGNSTNREASFSSAGRPPVSSGPMSPIAEMGNTGNNESFDQGRHNNYSTGFRDSWEKSSSMISENFSEAKRLTEEDRTISGFSEADTENLEARNRRPPLLLAHHLSLPKDLTSIEKLLQLQDSVPCKIRAKRGFATHPRSIAERVRRTKISERMRKLQDLVPNMDKQTNTADMLDLAVDYVKELQSQVKALSENRARCTCSSNPRQP; the protein is encoded by the exons ATGGAGTCAGATCTTCAACAGAACCATCACCATCTCTACGATCACCAGCTGCAGCACCACCAGCGGCAGACTAACTCAAGCTTGACACGTTACCAATCAGCGCCGAGTACATACTTCTCAAATTTCTTAGACGGAGATTTCTGTGAAGACTTCTTTAAGGGCTCCAGTCCTGAAACCGAAcgaattttcaataaatttttatcaaattcatCAGAACAAAGTCTTGGAATCACCCGGCAACAGTCGCCAGCGGCGGAAAAGATGGTGGACCCTCTACAGCCGAGACAAAGTGCTCTTCCTCCGTTAAATAATCAACAGAGAAATTTTTGCTCTACACCTCAGAATTTTTATCAGAGCCAGTCCCAACAGAACTTGCAGAATCAGAATTCTTCCAGCTTAGAAATGGATTATGGAGCCATGAATTCAGTTGGGGTAGATCGTTTTCCGCCACCGCCCATGAAGATGAGTGGCAGTGGTAACAGTTCAAATCTCATACGCCACAGCAGCTCTCCTGCAGGGCTTTTCAACAATATTAGCATTGAAAACG GCTATGTCGTGATGAAAGGCATGGAAGACTATGGCAGCGGAAATAGCACAAACAGAGAGGCATCATTTTCTTCTGCAGGCAGGCCACCGGTTTCTTCTGGGCCAATGAGTCCTATAGCTGAAATGGGAAATACGGGCAACAATGAGAGTTTCGATCAGGGGCGTCACAATAATTATTCAACCGGTTTCCGCGATTCCTGGGAGAAATCTTCTTCGATGATTTCAGAAAATTTCAGTGAAGCGAAAAGACTTACGGAAGAAGACAGGACTATTTCTGGATTTAGTGAAGCTGACACTGag AATTTGGAAGCCCGAAACCGCCGCCCGCCATTGCTGTTGGCTCATCACTTGAGTTTACCGAAAGATTTGACATCAATAGAGAAGCTTTTACAGCTCCAGGATTCTGTGCCCTGCAAGATTCGAGCCAAGCGGGGCTTTGCAACTCATCCCAGAAGCATTGCTGAGAGG GTGAGAAGAACCAAAATAAGTGAACGCATGAGGAAACTTCAAGATCTTGTACCAAACATGGACAAG CAAACAAACACAGCAGACATGCTAGATTTGGCTGTAGATTACGTAAAAGAGCTTCAATCTCAAGTGAAG GCACTTTCTGAAAACCGTGCAAGGTGTACGTGTTCAAGCAACCCACGGCAGCCATAA